In Solanum lycopersicum chromosome 3, SLM_r2.1, the genomic stretch AATGTAGGATTTCTTGTcaatgatgcttttcaagtgtATGTCATAGTAAGACTGAGAATCGAAGAGGCTAACAAGGATGtagaaaagaggtcacgtgataattcaacaatatctggagtaaatattattgaagaagatcccacaaaattaaagaaaagaaagaaagcatcttgtccaaaaagcaatcctcctaagaagaaattcaatggaagcTGCTTCAATTGTGACAAAAGTGGTCGTAGGGCTACTGAATGTCAGGCTCCCAAGAAGGAGTAAGCAAATTTGACTGAATCCAAATGAGAAATGGATGATCTTTATACAATGCTTTCATaatgtaacttagttggaaatccaagagaatgatGTATAGATTTTGGTGCCTCATgtcatgtttgtgccaacaaagaattattttcatcagaTACTCCAACACTTGCAGACGAAAAATTATGTATGGCAAATTCCGTTGTTGCAAAGGTGAAAAGAACTTGTTTTTATTCCTGTTTTGACtaataatgaattcaaatgtGTATTTATTTCTGATAAAGTTTCAGTGAGTAAGTATGAAATGTATGTAGAAAAAGGTTACCTCACTAAGAGTCTTTttaaactcaatgtaattgcagttgatatgaataaagattccgattcttcttacttgcttgagtctaaatgtttatgacATGAACATTTGGGacataataacaaaaccttgagaaaactaattaactcaaaTATTATGCCTAAaattgagtgcaataaatcacaATGTCAAATTTGCGctgaatctaagtatgttaaGCATCCTTATAAGTATGTCGAAAGGAATTCAATTCCCTTAGAACTGATTCACCCtaatatttgtgacatgaagtcagtACCATCACatggtggaaaaaagtatttcataacttttattgactattgcactagatattgttatgtctatttgctaaatggtaaAGATGAAACAATAGATGCACTTAgacaatataaaactgaagttgaaaatcagttggatagaaagatcaaaatgatcagaagtgacaGAGGcggagaatatgaatcttcaTTTGTAGAAATATGTTGGAAAATAGAATAATctatcaaactactgctcctTACACTCCTCAATCTAATTGGATTGAGAAAGGAAAAACCGAactttaaaggaaatgatgaatgtctTAATTATAAGTTCAGGTTACCACAAAATTTTTGGGgaggaagctatccttacaacAAAACGAATACTCAATAGAATGCCTCACGCGAAGAcaaaatccaacttgaaatatttcaaagtgtgaggtTGTATAGCCAAAGTCCAGATATTTATACCTTAGAGGGTGAAAATAGGGCCTAAGGCTGTGAATAccgtattcattggatatgccacaaataATAAGGCATAtcaatttttggttcataagtctgAACATCCgaatattcatgataatacggtaatgaAATCAGATAAtactgaattttttgaacatatctatccgtataaaactagaattgagtcatctagtggggggTCTAAACAACCCCGAGAAGAACCAAAACATAATGAAACCAATGAAGAGagtccaagacgcagtaaacaTCAAAGAACATATACTTCAGTTagatatgattttgtaacattctttcttgaaagtgagcctcaaacattcaaggaaacAATGTTGTCTAATGACAaaacctcttggaaggaggctgtcaatagtgagattgagtCAATCCTAAGCAATCATAcctgggagttggttgatcttcttCCAGGaaacaaacccttgggttcatttaatttggtgtttttttacttcttttatttctcttgtttTCGGTGTTATCTTGTAGTTGTGTTGCTTATTTTTTGGCACTTTAGTTGGTGTCCATTTTAGAGAATACCTttgtaactcttgttgattttaGTGGAGTTTTGATTTTGTGGTTTTTACTCTTCACACCGAAGAGTTTTTCCACATTAAATTTGACGGTTTTATTCTTGCATtattgtcttctcttggttcaaatagAAGAGACAATTTGGACTTGAATTTTCTTTTGCTATCTCCCTGTCGTGCACATTTATTTTGTGCTTGTCTTTCCTAACAAACATAGAACTGGGGAAACACCCCTAGGTACACCCTTCTGTACTTGGTTTCTAGCGGTAATTAATATATTCcatatgaaaacataaaagaagaaaacaatagtAGAGACCACAATGATCAAATGctataatattgttttttccttttttcataCTCAACTATAGAATGGAaccattacaaaaataaataatgacaaTGGGTGTGGATTTATAATTAAGGTCTCAAGTAATTATAGTCGTTGATGTTGATGAGTATTCgtttaataattttaagaaaaaagatgaGCTTGTTTTTTCCCAAGTTTCACGTTCTTTTCCATTTGATAATAAATTAGgatgaaataatttatcattgGAGTACAATATCAAGATGAAATTTGTCTTGACATAGTTATGTTTATTGAGTCCAAATTTTGAGTTCTCAATTAAGATCAAGCATTTTacattttgatttgaaatggtttcaattaaacaaaaatgtATTGTAGTTGATGAAAGTATGGGAAGTAAGTTTATTCCTTTGATAGCTggaatttctaattaaatatatacCAGTGCAAGCTAACATGCAATTAAATAGATCTAGCACATGCAGGAATCAGCTAATTAAGGCACTAACTacgtactaagtatgaatgAAATCAAATCCTTAACACTTTAAGTACCCCGCAAACCATGCAGTACCTTTACGTGTCAATTcagatgttattttttattgattccCTTTGTTGTAAGCGAAATTGATAAGTcacattttagaaaattaaagttattatccttcttcataatttatgtgacatttaatttatttttctacatTAATCAACGAATAAGTcacatttaaaaaaacttaCTCATTTCGTCCAATTAATGTGGCTATTTCCGTTTTCCTGATTTTTTTTACATACAGTAaaacctctataaattaatacaGATGGGATcatgtaatattattattttatagagatattatttaatcgataaattaaaatttattaacttaatGAACGGTTTGAGACTTAATGAAGGTTAGTTTAGAATATATCATAATCATTGtatcttactaatttatatattatatttattgatttcacacttttaaaaaaatatacataaactACAAcgaatacataaaaattattgtatCTTACTAATTTCAACCTTGTGATGTTGGGATAATAAGAGCTTTCAAGATGTATTATCGAGCAGATTTTATCGTAGTATATTAGAAGACTATAAAGTGGGACAAACTAATCCATCAAAGATAAATGTTTTGGATACTATCAATTTTGCAATTCATGTTTGGACAACAAGTATATCTCAGACAATAGCATGTTGCTTTCGACACTGTGCATTTCGTTCGGGGTATGCAATCTCAAAGAATTTGAATGAACCTACTTGTGAAAACatcattcatgaacttgaggtTATTGACGAATAATCCTGGTTACTACAATAAAATGGATGTCAATAACATGTTGAATTATCCGGGTGAAAGTGATATATGTTTAGAGGTCCCGACCTTAGAAGAAATTGTGAATAGCATCGGGAAAatcaatgttgatgatgaagttgCAGATGATACTATATCTTTGGAACCAATTACGCATAAGGAAACACTTATCACATTCATAACTCTTCACATTTTATGGTGCAGTTCGAAAAGACAATACCGGAGCTGTTGgatgcaataagaaaagttagagatgaacttcaactagatttaaattttaagaaaaaacataataatatagaattatatttcactaaattattttcgatatattaatactattaaagaattattaatttatgatattaatgagACCACATATTTATATAGGGTTgtctgaaaatatattatcttattatcttatcgaaattgatgatttttcactGATCCGAGTTGGGACcggagaaaaatattattttaaaaagattattaatttatcgagTATTAATTTAGAGAGATTTTACTGTATATTGATTGTGCCCCATAtgtttaaaaagataattatgtgacttttgtgggaaaAAATGATAGTTATATGGAtgtaattatcatatatatGGATTAAAAATAGGTCAAATTCATCGGTGATCTCCTTAAGTTGTCACTAAAATTCACTTGGACTCTTACCTATGCTCTATTCATTTTAGACACATTATGAAGGGTCTCGTTGTGACATAGTGTTATTTTGACATTTATTTTACTATCACCCAAATATACAACTGTATGTAATACACTCGTTGATTACTTTTCAAAGTGGCGAATCAAATACAGATATGtgatatatatagaaaaataattttcaaataatgacTTTTGATTAGAAAAAAATGGCCACAATACTGATTACATGCAATTCTATAATAGAGGTAGCATGTGCAGGAAACATGTAATTAAGGTACTaagtattaattaaatcaatcctaaatattttaaaagccATGCACTACCAATAGGCAATATTCAACTAGTATAAATAGCCATCGTTACTAGCACATGAATTCAATCATCAATTAAACTACGTTATTAATTACGCCTAACCTTAGCTTGTTGACATGGCTTCCAAAAATCAGGCCTCTATTACCCTTTTCTTATCACTTAATCTCCTCTTCTTTGCTCTTGTAAGTGCAGACTGTTCAActgatattttgaaatttggggCATGTGCTAATATACTTACTGATTTGGTGGGTGTAATTATCGGGACTACTCCAACTTCGTCATGCTGCAGTTTGATTGACGGACTGGTGGACCTAGACGCCGCGGTTTGCTTGTGCACAGCCCTAAAAGCAGATGTGCTGGGAATTAATTTGGATATACCACTCTCTCTAAACATCCTTCTCAATGTCTGTGGAAAAAAATATCCTACTGGTTACACTTGttgattgaaaaattattatgtgCTTGTGAACGATCGATCGACCTCTTGTTCAGAATAAGTAAGCTttgcatacatatataaatgCAGCTTCATCACTTCACTTTACTTTACTTACTAGTTCTGTCATGTTCATGTATCTTAACCTTTTTGGACATGTCAATTCAATAAAAGAATTGTTGTTTCTATTCACTTTTTCATTTCTCTAGATTCATTTAATCGcaaacaaaaattgatttaatgATATATAACACTTGGTACTTCTGTTGAGCTTCTTGATACTACACTTTGTTTTTTGATTTCCAAGAAATCAACGAGCTTCCATGTTTAACTAACAACTCTAAAATTGAATTTCTAGTATTAGGAAAAGAGGATCGTCTTTATCACATAAAAGTGTTAATGAATTATTGTAGGATTTTAGAACTTTAAGTTGTGAACTTCagagaatttgaaatttcttttgtaACATTTTAGAACTTTAGGCTGTGAAATGTTAGTAATCTTGAATCATTGTAGAATTTAAGAACTTTAACTTGTGAATTTTAGAGAACTTgattttttgtgagattataGAACTTTAAGTACTTGAATTTTTGTAGGTTTCTAGAGCTTTAGGTTGTGAACTTTAGAAATCTTGAAATATTGTAGGattttagaaattaaatttgtgaactatagagaaattgaatttttatagGATTTTAGATCTTTATAAGGTTATGAGCGttagaaattttgaattattgtagGATTTTAGAACTTTAAGTTTTGAAGTTTAgagaacttgaatttttttggtaagattttagaactttaggttgtgaaatgttagtaatcttgaattattgtaGAATTTTAGAACTTTAACTTGTGAATTTTTAAGAACTTGATTTTTTGTGAGATTTTAGAAGTTTATGTTGTAAACTTCAGAGAACTTGAATTTTTATAGGTTTTTAGATTTTTAGgttgtgaattttttaaatattgaattattgtaggattttagaaattaaatttgtaaacTTTAGAGAACTTCAATTTTTATAGGATTTTAGATCTTTATAAGGTTGTGAGCGttagaaatcttgaattattgtaGGATTTAGAACtttaagttgtgaattttagagaacttgaatttatttattttaagattttagAACTTTAGGTTGTGAAAATTTAGTAATCTTGAATAATTGTggaattttagaattttaagtTGTGAATTTCAGagaacttgattttttttgtgggattttaaaactttaagatGTAATCTTTAGAAAACATGAATTTTTGTAAGTCTTAAAGTGTAGAAATCGCACATCTAGGTTTAGAGAAATCAAGGATTGTATTGATGTTGAGTTACAAGCTCCTTATATTGGAGAGAATTGTAGAGTCCTAAATTAACTATACTTAGAGTCTTACTTCAATACCTATtactactataataataataatgcaattataaatacataaatccTAATTGTACTATAATTCTAATAGTAATCCAGTCATAATATAATCGTAATCATATTATAAACCTATACGGAAtataatccaaataaatataactaGTATAATCCTAATGCGACTCAAATTCTACAACAATGTTGTAAACTCATCAATCAGCTTtcgatatatatatgtttgtttatttttctattcatttattttgttgctTAGGTATGTgataaaggttttttttttaatattcttgtTGTTCGATAGatatatctccctcatacgatatctAAAATGCAAAAACTTTCGAtagacatatctccctcatacgatatctAAAATGCGCAAACTTGGCGGTGGTGGAAATATCTCTCCAACCATGATAAGAACTActcctaactcatcctgagttAGAAattatggtcgtttgaaaatgaccaaaactttcttaacttaggaaattttttttccaaatttcccctttctttctaaaagtgattattttagtttcttagcttattcttagaTATTTTGaattacgagatgttacaaatATAACACAGATGAGTATGCCAAAAATTGATATAAGAAAACATGTAAGAAGAAGTAGAATctttattcatttcatcattaagTTTAAACAATTCCCATCATGCATGAAATGAGTTTATGTCATTGCCTTATCTCATTTTCTTCCGGATTGCTTGACatgatttatttcttttacattGTTTGGTCCCTCGGCATGATCTTCCCTTTGCGTTGCAGTgtattatttttcctatttccTTTATTCTTATAATTACAATTCTCATTTTTTTACCCTCGCCTGGGAGATCCCACCTTTTTTGCTTCCTTGGTGACTCGAACTCGCAACCTTCAGGTTTGAAGTGAAGGGTGCTTAACATCCGAACAACTTCCTCAAATGGACATCCATTACCATTGTGTCAAAGGTGTggctttttaaaaaagaaaaagaaaaaaagcttATTCAGGTTTAATCTATATGAAGATTATGTACTAGCTTTATCTCACTTAGATAATTATCTTCTCTACAATGGAGAGCAACACAAATGTAGGGTTTTTCCATGGTCCATTGGATAAACCTAAGGAGGAAATGATATTAATTGTGGTTTGAATTTCTTTATAGTCAAACTTATCTCATATTTGTTTGCGAAGAAATCTCTATTATCTATAGCATCAACAGTTGGGAAACCAATATCTATAGATAAAGCTACTCAAATCAAGTCAAGACCTAACACATCTAGGGTCAAGGTTATACTTGATCTAATGGAAAAGCTCCCAAGTCGTATAAGGTTGCAGTTTGTGAATAAAAAATCTAGTAAGTTATTCGAGGTTTTTTAGGATATTGTATATGATAATCTACTGAATTGAAATTATTGTAAGCACCAAGGTCATGATGAAGATAGTTGTGGTTTGATTtaaaaactaaatcaaaataacaaaaaaattaataataccGTTGAAGGTGCTTTAAAAGGTACTATCGATAGTGAAAAGTATCAAAGTGATGCGAgagaaatattaaatgaaaaaagaatgaCTGTAGATGTCGATCATAGTAAAACTACTTCCTTAGATCGACAATTGGTTACTTCCACTTTCAAGCAAAATTGTGTAGAATCAATGGATATTGATATAAGTAATATTGTTGTTCAAATAATTACCAAAAACAAAGGTGATTCTAATAACCAACATGCTGCTACTAATGAGATGCAATCAAAAGAAGTTGGGCTGAATTTGATGTCTAGTGCAACTAAAAACGCAGGGCGAACACCAAAAGTTGGGGTTGATGCGACGCGAGTtgaatcatgaaaaaaattaatgtattcAGGACAAAAAATAATGGATACATCTGATGTTGAAGATGCTGGGAATTCTGGGTAGCATGTTTTGCAAGTGGGAAACGAGAATTCCACCAAAAACTGGACACTGGTTGCAGACAAAAAATCAACTAATAGTTGAAGCATTTCCCTACTAGTCAAAATAATTCTCCTTGTAGTGAAAAAGATCCGACTAGAAATTTTCATGATAGTGAGAAGAGACAAGATACCGGTAATGCCTCAAGAGATGTATTATGTTCAAATAACTTTGATGTTTTATTGAAGACTATTGGAAAGCAAGTAAGGTTAACAAGGAATTACCATGATCTGATACAAGAAAACCAAGTCTCACCACCTGCTTTAAATAGCAAATTAATTCCAGAAGCTTTTGTATTTGTGCCTAAATGTGTGCTTGCAAGGAATAATGAGTCAAATGCTTTAGTGTCAAATACAATTGATTTAGGTGAGCACTCTCTTGATGAAGATGGAGTGGATTTGGGTGAGGACTCTATTGATGAAGATGAGGAAGACAATATACTGGACATTTGCTTTGACATAGTGGCTAGAGATGGGGATATATCACCTAGGTAAAAAAGAAGTGGAGCAACAAATGCAAAATAAGACATATGGAAGGCAACATAGTTGAGACGGTAAATGACTGAAGAGTTTGTTCCAAGGCACCTACCAATCGCGACATGCAAAgacaaaccatttgactgtatCAATAGGTTCAACTAGATCCAAtaaatctatataaaaaaaaaggtatgaaTCATCAAGTGTTGTTGGATATGTTTGAAGATAAAGACAAGAGAAAAATACTTCAAGTTACTTTTGATGGGCATTCAATCTTTTTTAATTCATGCTTTAGTAATAGAAAGTTTGAGGCTAGTAACACAACTTTCTTCTCGATTGACATATTTTTACTCTATTTAAGCATCCTCATTGTAATATCATCATGGAGTGTATTATAAACTTTTTGATGATCTAAAAAAACTTAGTTCTGTCTAATTCTTATTGTCTTTGTTAgattaagaaattttttgataattgacaaataGAGAATAGAAGAAAGGAACCATTCCATTGAAATATTCCTTCCAGACCGAATTCGACTGGGATGAAGAGAACGCCAACCACACGAATTAGAAGTTAATAAGCAATGGAAGGATTCTTTTTCGACAAGCAACTGGTgcaaaaaatttcctttttataaatAAGTCCTACAAGGAAAAAGGAGCATATATTAAGTCAAAGTGTAAACATAGATATAAATCCTAAGAGAAGTAAGAAGCAAGGTTGTAAAGGAAATAAGGGGCGTAAATAAATAGTTCAAGAAGGAAATAAATCAAAGCGAAGTCAAGAAAGATAATTGAAGACAAGTTCGAGTTGAATTAAGAGTTCCAAATGAAGTAGGAATCCTGTGCGTGAGcttttaagttttaagggaaAAAGCAAGAAGAGCACAAGTAGGATTTCTAGTTGAAATAGGTTTTGGATTCAAGTCCAAATCTATAAATAAGACGATAGGTTCGTTGGAGAAAATTGCgcacttacatagagagaagATCAATGCACGATCAAGAGCTtaaaagagttttgagatttaCTTGGGGCGTCTTGCGAGTTTGTGAGGAAAAAATTGTAAGATTGTAGTTAAGAGTTTTGATTAcaatcaagtgtgtgtgtgtgtgtgtaggaTTAGTCTAACAAGTTTTAGAAGCTTGACGGACGgtagaagacttaaacttaGGGGTCTTTGTCTTGGGtagctaggaattagagtttataatttcttacctaggaattagagtttataattccttagaTTACCTAGGTATGTAATATTTGTGTTGTTTggaattgaaataaataatacaaagctgtgaactaattattattttatgaaattatttattagaaCTCACAAACAGTAAAGAACAAGTAGTTACTACGTGTTCCTTTACAAAATAAAGGGGGTCATAATTCCAATAATTGGTATCAAAGCAGGTTATCTCTGTAGAGTCTAATAACTCAAGATAAGATCATTATGAATTATGCACCTTCTTGGACACGGTGAAGGTCAACACATCAACAAACCACCAATATTTTTAATGGACATTACTACGTAGGGTGAAAGATGAGAATGGATGATTTTGTACAAGCCCAAGGCTATGAATTATGGTTGAGAATTACTGATGGTCCTCTTATTCCTATGATGAAGGATAATGATGGGAAAGTCATTCCAAAGCCCAAGTCACAATATGGAGAAATTGATTTTAGAATGCCCACAAAGAATGATAAAGCTAAGTACATCCTTGTATGTGCATTTGGAACAAATGAGTTTAATTGCATCTCTGGTTGTGCTACAGCAAAACAAATTTGGGACACATTATTCAATGCACATGAAGCAACTCCCCAAGTAAGAAAATTTAGACTTTCTAGATTATACACTGAATATGAAGCATTTAAGATGGAGAGTGGTGAATCACTACAAGATATGATTACTGGATTTACTACTGTAGTGAATGAACTGGTGTTTTGGAAAAGATATATACTACTGAGGAACTTGTTGATAAGGTGCTGAGGACTCTACCTAAGTCATAGGAGATCAAGGTCTTTGCAATTAGAGAAGCAAATGATTTGACAACCATGAGCTTGGATGAACTTGTAGGAAATCTAAACACTTATGGATGAATgttgataacaaaaaaatgagTAAAATAAGTAAAGATGTCATTTTTTCCTTCAAGGAAACTAAGAGTGATGAATCTAATCTGGATTATGAGGACATAATCGTGATCAAAAAAAGCCTCAGAAAGTTTCTCAGTAAAGGTGGAAACTATGAAAAGAAATTGTCCCCGagcaaagaaaaagaatctgacATTGCTATATATGTTACTTGGGGAAGACGTTCAGACAACTCAATTGAAGATGATGCAGAAGATGTTGCTTTGATGTACATCGAGGACTGTGAAGCAGAATTTGTACATTAAGTTGTATGTGTCTATACAACTTTTAAAGTCATGCTACTCATGCACTATATCATTGTATTTGAATCTGTCACAGTAGAGAGATTTAGTAAAATTGGAGGATAATTCAGCATTATCCAGAGATCTAGGTATTGCACTACaattattcataattaaataaaatcaatgcacATGTACATGTTCCTCCCACTTGTTCCAAAAGATATATTCATGTCCTCAATACTACTAAACAAATATCTTCTTAAAAAACCTATTAAAAGTCATATCTCAGTGTGATGGTCTATGGTTGAAATGACTTTTGTGGATGACACCTCTACTTTGGTGCCTTATTAAATATAGGTTGTGGTGTAGAAAGTAGATTGTGCTGGTTCTTAAGAGGAATCTATATTGCTGTGTGTAAAATTACTGAGGAAGTTTTGGAGGATGTACCTTGCGAGGGGAAATATTTTGGGGACCCTACAAATGAACGAAGTTCAGTTGTTACGCTCAACTTGGGTGCATCTTGTGAGGGGGGATCGATGAGAGACCACTCTATCTAACCTAATTCTTCTATTGGGAACCATATAAATTTGCATTCAggttgatataaaaaaaatgattatagtTGGTGTTGCACCTGATATTACCACGTTTAGGGAATAGATTGAGAGAACATGTTCCTCTACAAATGATGTTCAGGAAAATTTATTCCTCTTACTGTTTCTATTGAAATTAAAGGTGAGTCAACTATTATTTCTCTAGAGGGCACACGATTGATTGAACAAGTTCCTTAAAggtgatatattaaaaaaaagattgagcTTGCATAGACCAAGGCTACCTTTGAAATTGAGAAGGCTGCTAATTTTGTTAATCCAAAAGATATTTTTGCTGCTGAAAAATGACTATTTACCCCGTCATTCCTGATCTTTTAGTATTACCTAGCCACTCTAGCCTtttaatttcctattttttttctcaacacaAATGCTTGACTCTATCTTTATATTTGATTACATTTGCGGTGTATATGTTTTTTGATTAATGCTAATGTTGGGTTTGAGTTCCAGGTTCATGTCTATCTCCTATGTTTGTGCAAACATTTTGCTATAGCTAACTgagttcttgattttttaagtgtttgtGTAGGTGATAGCCATTGGCCATAGGTATCGAATGTGCTTCTCTTAGTGTGGTGTATGCCTTCATAGTGttttatgatgtcaaaagggGAAGCGTATGCTTGTGTAATATTTATAACTCTATTGATCTAACTTGATCCTCTAATGTTTTTGCTTTGTGGATTGAGTTTTATGAAACTGACATAACACAAATTGATCTATTCAATACAAGAAACAATGGTTTGTCATCATTAAAAAAGGCAAATTTGGTAGATCGAgacatattttaataattgacAAATAGAGGAACAAAAgaatggaattgattgtgttgaCATGTTCCTTTCAAACCGAACTAAGAAAATTAGAAGGTATTAAGCAATGGAAGGGTTGCTTTTTCGACAAGCAACCAGTGCAGAAAGATTCCTTTTTATAAATGAGTCCTACAAAGAAAGGGAGCGCATAAAGTCAAAGTGTAAACATGAGTATAAATCCTAAGAGAAGTAGGAAGCATGGTCATAAAGGAAATAAGGGGCGAAAATAAGGagtttaaaaagtaaataaatcaTAGTGAAGTCAAGAAAGAAAATCGAAAATAAATTCGAGTTAAACTAGGAGTTCAACACGAAGTAGGAATCCTACGCGTGAGCTTCTAATTAGTTTCAAGAGAAAAAGGAAGCAGAGCACAAGTAGGATTTCTAGTTTAAATAGGTTTTGGATTAAAGTCCAAGTCTATAAATAGGGCGATAGTTTCGCTGGAGAAAAATGCACACTGACatagagagaagatcaaaacacgatcaagagtttgagagagttttgagatttaCTTAAGGAGTCTTGCGAGTTTGTGAGGATAAAATTGTAAGATTGTAGTTAAGAGTTTTGATAACAATCAAGTGTGTGTGTAGGATTAGTCTAACAATTGAAGAAACTTGACAGACGGTAGAAGACTTAAAGTTGGGGGATTTTATCTTCGATA encodes the following:
- the LOC101256568 gene encoding 14 kDa proline-rich protein DC2.15, with product MASKNQASITLFLSLNLLFFALVSADCSTDILKFGACANILTDLVGVIIGTTPTSSCCSLIDGLVDLDAAVCLCTALKADVLGINLDIPLSLNILLNVCGKKYPTGYTC